In Polaribacter sp. Hel_I_88, the following proteins share a genomic window:
- the hemW gene encoding radical SAM family heme chaperone HemW, which produces MHNSKSSSLLGRLGGASGIYIHIPFCKQACYYCNFYFSTSMKKKDELLSCLVKEIELRKEELNNSPIETIYFGGGTPSILSTEEINTLIDAVYSNFDVVENPEITLEANPDDLSEEKIIELSKSKINRLSIGVQSFFEHDLKLMNRAHNSEEAKKSLQLATQYFDNISVDLIYGIPDCTNEQWRTNIQTALSFGVPHISSYALTVEPETALDSFIKKGIIKNVDDDKAEEQFVILTEELHKADFIHYELSNFGKKGFFSKNNSAYWLGKSYLGIGPAAHSFNGKQRSWNVQNNSIYIKKINQNELPIQRETLSVTDRYNEYVMTGLRTIWGVSLSKIKKDFGENYSKYLQMQSEKFITQELLCIENNVLKTTKKGKFLSDGLASDLFMLNLA; this is translated from the coding sequence ATGCACAACAGTAAGAGTTCCTCCCTTTTGGGTAGGTTAGGAGGGGCCTCAGGCATCTACATCCACATTCCTTTTTGCAAGCAAGCATGTTATTATTGCAATTTTTATTTTTCTACTTCAATGAAAAAGAAAGATGAATTACTTTCTTGTTTAGTAAAGGAAATCGAATTAAGAAAAGAAGAACTTAATAATAGTCCTATTGAAACCATTTATTTTGGTGGTGGAACTCCAAGTATTTTATCAACCGAAGAAATAAATACCTTAATCGATGCTGTTTATAGCAATTTTGACGTGGTTGAAAATCCAGAAATTACCTTAGAAGCAAACCCAGATGATTTATCCGAAGAAAAAATAATTGAACTGTCTAAATCTAAAATTAATAGATTAAGTATTGGTGTGCAATCTTTTTTTGAACACGATTTAAAGTTGATGAATAGGGCTCATAATTCAGAGGAAGCCAAAAAAAGTCTACAATTAGCAACACAATATTTTGATAATATTTCTGTAGATTTAATTTACGGAATTCCAGATTGTACAAACGAACAATGGCGTACAAATATACAAACTGCATTAAGTTTTGGAGTGCCTCATATTTCTAGTTACGCACTTACTGTAGAGCCAGAAACTGCTTTAGATAGTTTTATTAAAAAAGGAATTATTAAAAATGTAGATGATGACAAAGCAGAAGAACAGTTTGTAATTCTTACAGAAGAATTACACAAGGCAGATTTTATTCATTATGAGTTGTCAAATTTTGGAAAAAAAGGTTTTTTTAGTAAAAATAATTCTGCTTATTGGTTGGGTAAATCCTATTTGGGTATTGGGCCAGCAGCACATTCGTTTAATGGAAAACAAAGAAGTTGGAATGTGCAAAACAATTCGATTTATATTAAAAAAATTAATCAAAACGAATTACCAATTCAAAGAGAAACATTGTCTGTTACAGATAGGTATAATGAATACGTAATGACAGGTTTGCGCACAATTTGGGGTGTTTCTTTATCAAAAATAAAAAAGGATTTTGGAGAAAATTATTCAAAATATTTACAAATGCAATCTGAAAAGTTTATTACACAAGAATTGTTGTGCATCGAAAATAATGTTTTAAAAACCACTAAAAAAGGAAAATTTTTGTCTGATGGATTGGCATCAGACTTATTTATGCTAAATTTAGCCTAA
- the mnmD gene encoding tRNA (5-methylaminomethyl-2-thiouridine)(34)-methyltransferase MnmD, with product MKREIFITSDGSTSIHLPDWNEQYHSKHGAIQEAYHVFIKAGFEKYLETNSNKHEITQTSISILEIGFGTGLNAFITFLEADKKNIKIDYVGVEAYPVAANEVEKLNYVDELKAENNQAVFNKMHAISWNEKHTISDDFLLTKRKQFFADIDDENAFDLIYFDAFGATNQPELWTEQIFQKMFVALKVGGILTTYAAKGSVRRAMQAVGFTVERLAGPPGKREMLRAIKD from the coding sequence ATGAAAAGAGAAATTTTTATAACTTCAGACGGTTCTACAAGTATTCATTTACCAGATTGGAATGAGCAATATCACTCCAAACATGGTGCTATACAAGAAGCGTATCATGTTTTTATAAAAGCAGGTTTTGAGAAATATTTAGAGACAAATTCTAATAAACATGAAATTACTCAAACTAGTATTTCAATTTTAGAAATTGGTTTTGGCACAGGTTTAAATGCATTTATCACTTTTTTAGAAGCAGATAAAAAAAACATAAAAATTGATTATGTTGGTGTAGAAGCATATCCAGTTGCTGCCAATGAAGTTGAAAAATTAAATTATGTAGATGAACTAAAAGCAGAAAATAATCAAGCTGTTTTTAACAAAATGCACGCAATTTCTTGGAATGAAAAACATACAATTTCAGATGATTTTTTATTGACGAAAAGAAAACAATTTTTTGCAGATATTGATGATGAAAATGCTTTTGATTTAATTTATTTTGATGCTTTTGGAGCTACAAATCAACCTGAATTATGGACAGAACAAATTTTTCAGAAAATGTTTGTTGCTTTAAAAGTGGGTGGAATTTTAACAACGTATGCTGCAAAAGGAAGTGTTAGAAGAGCCATGCAAGCTGTAGGTTTTACTGTAGAAAGATTAGCAGGACCTCCAGGAAAAAGAGAAATGTTAAGAGCGATTAAGGATTAG
- a CDS encoding 5-formyltetrahydrofolate cyclo-ligase, giving the protein MTKQELRKIYKQIRQDLSLVDIQKMQANIYNQIYNLDISSIKTIHIFLTLEKFKEINTNPIIDYFRSQHKKIVVSKTNFISNTLSHYYLEKDTIIEVNKYGVPEPKNALQVDEEELDMVFVPLLISDTQNYRVGYGKGFYDRFLAKCRKDCKKIGLNFFKPIAKIEAINEFDVALDLIVYPKEY; this is encoded by the coding sequence ATGACCAAACAAGAACTCCGAAAAATATACAAACAAATAAGACAAGATTTATCTTTGGTTGATATTCAAAAAATGCAAGCAAATATCTACAATCAAATTTATAACTTAGATATTTCAAGCATCAAAACCATCCATATCTTCTTGACTTTAGAAAAATTTAAGGAGATTAATACCAACCCTATTATTGATTATTTTAGAAGTCAACATAAAAAAATAGTAGTTTCTAAAACCAATTTTATCAGCAATACATTAAGCCATTATTACTTAGAAAAAGACACAATTATAGAGGTTAATAAATACGGAGTTCCAGAACCCAAAAATGCACTACAAGTTGATGAAGAGGAATTGGATATGGTTTTTGTACCACTTTTAATTTCTGATACACAAAATTATAGAGTTGGCTATGGGAAAGGTTTTTACGATCGTTTTTTAGCGAAATGTAGAAAAGATTGTAAAAAAATAGGTTTAAATTTTTTTAAACCTATTGCTAAAATTGAAGCTATAAATGAGTTTGATGTTGCTTTG
- a CDS encoding magnesium and cobalt transport protein CorA: MEEGFLENTTVIDYSDKNYQKTKFTSLSEVDMTTPKKGIRWVNTYGLEYQKDFKNVILQNNLDDFLIKLLMEDEHATKVIVLDDLLFVAVKVLKTEGRTLDDEQMIFIVSPHYLWSIQEKPGDYFNWIRERLENHKGIVRKKKADYLLYLIIEAIIDNYQETYLKHAAIGADQLNAKHIKPTPEFTSLVENRKQELFSFKKAAIGLRDMIVKLEKVEINGIEVKYFSEIKEQTNNLISNIDFELQELESKINLIFSIQGHRLNEVMKTLTILSVIFIPLTFLAGIYGMNFENIPELKNPNGYFILLGVMVLVTVLAVWYFKRKKWF; the protein is encoded by the coding sequence ATGGAAGAAGGTTTTTTAGAAAACACAACAGTAATCGATTATTCTGATAAAAATTATCAAAAAACAAAATTTACATCACTTTCTGAAGTGGATATGACAACTCCAAAAAAAGGAATTCGATGGGTAAATACTTATGGTTTAGAATATCAAAAAGACTTCAAAAACGTTATTTTACAAAATAATTTAGACGATTTTTTAATTAAATTGTTAATGGAAGATGAGCATGCCACCAAAGTAATTGTGTTGGATGATTTGCTCTTTGTTGCTGTAAAAGTGTTAAAAACCGAAGGTAGAACTTTAGATGATGAACAGATGATTTTTATTGTTTCGCCTCATTATTTATGGAGTATTCAAGAAAAACCTGGCGATTATTTTAATTGGATTCGTGAGCGTTTAGAAAACCATAAAGGAATTGTTAGAAAGAAAAAAGCAGATTATTTACTATACCTAATTATCGAAGCTATTATAGATAATTACCAAGAAACATACTTAAAACATGCAGCTATTGGTGCTGATCAATTGAACGCAAAACATATAAAACCAACACCCGAATTTACTTCTTTAGTAGAAAACAGAAAGCAAGAATTGTTTAGTTTTAAAAAGGCTGCTATTGGTTTAAGAGACATGATCGTAAAATTAGAAAAAGTTGAAATTAATGGAATTGAAGTAAAATATTTTAGTGAGATTAAAGAGCAAACCAATAATTTAATTTCGAATATCGATTTTGAATTACAGGAATTAGAAAGTAAAATCAACTTGATTTTTAGTATTCAAGGTCATAGATTAAATGAAGTAATGAAAACTTTAACGATTCTCTCTGTTATATTTATTCCGTTAACTTTTTTAGCGGGTATTTACGGAATGAATTTCGAGAATATTCCTGAACTAAAAAACCCAAATGGTTACTTTATTTTATTAGGTGTGATGGTTTTAGTAACTGTGCTTGCTGTTTGGTATTTTAAGCGTAAAAAATGGTTTTGA
- a CDS encoding cyclase family protein has protein sequence MKATIEYNSRKIEVDISNPIDISIPIDVSKKNINAWYADAPKISAETQEGYEISVANGAVVNFNNIQFNPHSHITHTECVGHITEKVHSINKNLKYFIFLAEVVTIAPLFHNGDFLIGVKQLKTALRNKKRDAIVIRTLPNLEEKKSMQYSNTNPTYLSEKAAIYLREKGIKHLLIDLPSVDKEKDDGKLLSHNAFWNTDGEIRMDATITEFIYVPNSVEDGEYLLNLMIAPFENDATPSKPILYEIIK, from the coding sequence ATGAAAGCAACCATAGAATATAATTCAAGAAAAATAGAGGTAGATATTTCTAATCCAATAGATATTTCAATTCCTATAGATGTCTCAAAAAAAAATATAAATGCTTGGTATGCAGATGCTCCAAAGATTTCTGCAGAAACTCAAGAAGGTTATGAAATTAGTGTAGCCAATGGAGCAGTGGTTAATTTTAATAACATTCAGTTTAATCCACATTCGCATATTACCCATACAGAATGTGTTGGGCATATCACAGAAAAAGTACATTCTATCAATAAAAATTTAAAATATTTTATTTTTTTAGCTGAGGTTGTTACCATTGCTCCTTTGTTTCATAATGGAGATTTTTTAATTGGCGTTAAACAATTAAAAACAGCTTTAAGAAATAAAAAACGTGATGCGATTGTAATTAGAACCTTGCCAAATTTAGAAGAGAAAAAAAGCATGCAGTATTCAAATACAAACCCAACGTATTTGTCTGAAAAAGCAGCTATTTATTTAAGAGAAAAAGGGATTAAACATTTGTTAATTGATTTGCCATCAGTAGATAAAGAAAAAGATGATGGAAAATTATTATCTCATAATGCATTTTGGAATACAGATGGCGAAATAAGGATGGATGCTACCATTACAGAATTTATTTATGTGCCAAATTCAGTAGAAGATGGCGAATATTTACTCAATTTAATGATTGCACCTTTCGAGAATGATGCAACACCTAGTAAGCCTATTTTATATGAAATCATAAAATAA
- the ruvC gene encoding crossover junction endodeoxyribonuclease RuvC, producing the protein MKVEKIILGIDPGTTIMGFGVIKVVGKKMEFIQMNELILTKYTDHYLKLKLIFERTIELIDTYHPDEIAIEAPFFGKNVQSMLKLGRAQGVAMAAGLSREIPITEYLPKKIKMAITGNGSASKEQVALMLKSLLNLTTLPKNLDATDGLAAAVCHFYNSGRVVGGKNYTGWASFVKQNSPQTPKGGSKNSTVINLRKKK; encoded by the coding sequence TTGAAAGTAGAAAAAATAATTTTAGGAATTGATCCAGGAACAACCATTATGGGTTTTGGAGTCATAAAAGTTGTTGGTAAAAAAATGGAATTTATTCAAATGAATGAACTAATTCTTACAAAATATACAGATCACTATTTAAAATTAAAACTCATTTTTGAAAGAACAATTGAGTTAATTGATACTTATCATCCTGATGAAATTGCAATTGAAGCCCCATTTTTTGGCAAAAATGTACAATCGATGTTAAAACTTGGAAGAGCACAAGGTGTTGCTATGGCTGCAGGATTGTCAAGAGAAATTCCCATTACAGAATATTTGCCAAAGAAAATAAAAATGGCAATTACAGGAAATGGAAGTGCCAGTAAAGAACAAGTGGCTTTGATGCTAAAATCGCTTTTAAATTTAACAACATTACCTAAAAATTTAGATGCAACAGATGGTTTAGCAGCTGCAGTTTGTCATTTTTACAATTCAGGAAGAGTTGTTGGAGGAAAAAATTATACAGGTTGGGCGAGTTTTGTGAAACAGAATAGCCCCCAAACTCCCAAAGGGGGCTCAAAAAATAGTACGGTTATAAATCTTCGAAAGAAAAAGTAA
- a CDS encoding CUB domain-containing protein, with protein MKQIFIIIFCLLSFVSFSQMVEGTAETYYYGEQKITTYFDGEKYQLRDIDKNFSVINLNGKNKEESKTPIFANTNNWRQRSFLENIIVEIDSDYWKRIRNSPLNISPKLYLILYDLNDKIILRTTSAKKSLKANFYYNYYIPSTAVKAEVYHENVFLKDKLISTFKIPFKQTSSSEKFIDDNNNILQTTVKNEKNPALDIYWGLQNSYNYFEEVHKRKSVDGKNGQIFAFINIKSDKNISGNRNFAWAFSNLLDHKIPHSLGFGLGDSCFSNPWVEQDIIGHEYLHLILNQNNILKYEGESGALNESLADMFGELVEYYVSKKIENFTTTPWEITSTQKFNSPSVRSMKNPSADNFKRKYTGCALVKSITNRDSIVVVDRRSPTYYNYNPLNHRDQNYSIYWQDVKDVSAENDYGNVHTNSGIGNFWFYLLTDLNNGNPNTGTNIIGQNFSVNAIGFEKIEKILYEVITNGTLGKKSGYKEFAKETLNTATEFFYQNKHGFTREDIGSIRDAWYAVGVIKNLNNFCETAIITDPYGFIEDGSLNENYNNNQNCSWQISPIGAENVLLKFKYINLAQGDTLKIYDGIDANATILKKIGIADNNTFPLEIKSTTSSVYLQFKTDANQVADGWNLEFEGIDAITNCNSNTFIYLANGILEDGSKTNNYTNNNSCSWTISPENATYIEIDFTLLDLESEKDFIKIYKGTNSNSEPLAKYTGNILPDKLNIPSGEVFLTFSTDYKNTKQGWSFNFSSDGIEPCSSNITLTEESGVVSDGSGENNYGNNANCTWLIKPENSTSITLNFDELNLQVNTIANNLTTDYLEIYDAETEDSEKLIQRFTGNQFLPLRIQSSSGAIFVKFVSDNSITDKGWQFSYTSFTEDVCSGTTILKNETGSFEAGRNGNNYAVNSDCRWLIQPENAISIELNFSSFETETGKDGVVIYDGPNTSYPYKVYSGATIPNTIYSKQGAILVRFISDSENNFKGFKANYKANIAVDGNVNSIAQYQYWFNNDFDDIISSSNFAANNNLVIDKEIDISNLKNGLNTFHFRTKDNNGIWSSVISDYIYVRKQISMLGTKITSYKYWLNNSYENVIKENIEPKESFILIDELELSDLNNNSTNYIHFQFKDTFGNWSSVLTQEFVYDKTLSLDSFGKDNFKVFPNPTDDRINILSPTNVGKLKVFNSLGILVLEKTNIPQILDFSNFSAGFYLVRIETENKTIQTKIIKN; from the coding sequence ATGAAGCAGATTTTTATAATAATTTTCTGCCTTTTAAGTTTTGTTAGTTTCTCTCAAATGGTTGAGGGTACTGCTGAAACTTATTATTATGGAGAACAAAAGATTACTACTTATTTTGATGGGGAAAAATATCAATTGAGAGATATTGATAAAAATTTTAGTGTTATAAATTTAAATGGAAAAAACAAAGAAGAATCCAAAACACCTATATTTGCTAATACTAACAATTGGAGACAAAGATCTTTTCTAGAAAATATAATTGTTGAAATTGATTCTGATTACTGGAAAAGAATAAGAAATAGCCCTTTAAATATTTCACCCAAATTATATTTAATACTTTACGATTTAAACGACAAAATAATTTTAAGAACCACCAGTGCAAAAAAATCGCTAAAAGCAAATTTCTATTATAATTATTATATACCTAGTACAGCTGTCAAAGCTGAAGTATATCATGAAAATGTTTTTTTGAAAGATAAATTAATTAGTACATTCAAAATCCCTTTTAAACAAACAAGTTCATCTGAAAAGTTTATCGATGACAATAACAATATTTTACAGACTACCGTTAAAAATGAAAAAAATCCAGCTTTAGACATTTATTGGGGACTTCAAAATTCTTATAATTATTTTGAAGAAGTGCATAAGAGAAAGTCAGTAGATGGTAAGAATGGACAAATCTTTGCCTTTATAAATATAAAGTCAGACAAAAATATCTCTGGTAATAGGAATTTTGCTTGGGCATTTTCAAATTTATTAGATCATAAAATACCTCATTCCTTGGGTTTTGGTCTAGGTGATTCATGCTTTTCAAATCCATGGGTTGAACAGGATATTATTGGACATGAATATCTACACTTGATTTTAAATCAAAATAACATTTTAAAATACGAAGGTGAAAGTGGTGCTTTGAACGAAAGTTTGGCTGATATGTTTGGAGAGTTAGTTGAATATTATGTAAGCAAAAAAATAGAAAATTTTACTACAACACCTTGGGAAATTACAAGTACTCAAAAATTTAATAGTCCCTCTGTTAGATCAATGAAGAATCCATCTGCTGATAATTTTAAAAGAAAATATACTGGTTGTGCTCTTGTAAAATCTATAACTAATAGAGATTCAATAGTAGTTGTAGACCGAAGATCGCCTACATATTATAACTATAATCCTTTAAATCATAGAGACCAAAATTATAGTATTTATTGGCAAGACGTCAAAGACGTAAGTGCTGAAAATGACTATGGAAATGTTCATACAAATAGTGGTATAGGTAATTTTTGGTTTTACCTTTTAACAGATTTAAACAATGGGAACCCTAATACAGGTACTAACATTATAGGACAAAATTTTTCAGTAAATGCAATAGGTTTTGAAAAAATTGAAAAAATCTTATATGAGGTAATAACTAACGGAACTTTAGGTAAAAAATCTGGCTACAAGGAATTCGCAAAAGAAACCCTAAATACAGCTACAGAATTTTTTTATCAAAATAAACACGGTTTTACTAGAGAAGATATAGGATCTATAAGAGATGCTTGGTATGCAGTTGGCGTAATAAAAAATCTGAATAATTTTTGTGAAACAGCAATAATTACAGATCCCTATGGTTTTATAGAAGATGGCAGTTTAAATGAAAATTATAATAATAATCAAAATTGTTCTTGGCAAATAAGTCCAATAGGCGCAGAAAATGTTTTATTAAAATTTAAGTATATTAATTTAGCACAAGGTGATACTCTAAAAATTTATGATGGTATTGATGCTAATGCAACTATTTTAAAAAAGATAGGTATTGCAGATAATAATACTTTTCCTTTAGAAATAAAATCAACAACAAGTTCTGTTTATTTGCAGTTTAAAACAGATGCTAATCAAGTAGCTGATGGCTGGAATTTAGAGTTTGAAGGTATCGATGCTATAACAAATTGTAATTCTAATACCTTTATTTATTTGGCTAATGGAATTTTAGAAGATGGTAGCAAAACTAATAATTATACAAATAATAACAGCTGTTCTTGGACAATTAGCCCAGAAAATGCTACTTATATAGAAATTGATTTTACGTTATTAGATTTAGAAAGTGAAAAAGATTTTATAAAAATTTATAAAGGCACAAATAGCAATAGTGAACCTTTGGCAAAATACACAGGCAATATTTTACCAGATAAATTAAATATTCCTTCTGGTGAGGTTTTTTTAACTTTTAGCACAGATTATAAAAACACAAAGCAAGGTTGGTCTTTTAATTTCTCTTCAGATGGTATAGAACCTTGTTCAAGTAATATTACTTTAACTGAAGAATCTGGAGTAGTTTCAGATGGTAGTGGAGAAAATAATTATGGAAATAATGCCAATTGTACTTGGTTGATAAAACCAGAAAATTCGACTTCAATAACCTTAAACTTTGATGAATTAAATTTACAAGTCAATACAATAGCTAATAATTTAACAACAGATTATTTAGAAATTTATGATGCTGAAACTGAAGATTCGGAAAAACTCATACAGAGATTTACAGGAAATCAATTTTTGCCTTTAAGAATACAATCAAGTAGTGGCGCAATTTTCGTAAAATTTGTTTCAGATAATTCTATTACAGACAAAGGTTGGCAGTTTTCTTATACATCATTTACAGAAGATGTTTGCTCTGGAACAACGATTTTGAAAAATGAAACTGGTTCTTTTGAAGCTGGTAGAAATGGTAACAATTATGCAGTTAATTCTGATTGTAGATGGTTAATTCAGCCAGAAAATGCTATTTCTATTGAATTGAATTTTTCTTCATTTGAAACTGAAACAGGTAAGGATGGTGTTGTAATCTACGATGGTCCAAACACATCATATCCTTACAAAGTTTATTCTGGAGCTACAATTCCTAATACTATTTATTCAAAACAAGGAGCTATTTTAGTAAGATTTATAAGTGATTCAGAAAATAATTTCAAAGGTTTTAAAGCTAACTACAAAGCAAATATTGCAGTTGATGGTAATGTAAATAGTATAGCACAATATCAATATTGGTTTAATAATGATTTTGATGATATTATTAGTAGTTCAAATTTTGCAGCGAATAATAATTTAGTTATTGATAAAGAAATTGATATATCTAATTTAAAAAATGGATTAAATACATTCCATTTTAGAACAAAAGATAATAATGGTATTTGGTCTTCTGTAATATCAGATTATATTTATGTTCGAAAACAAATATCAATGTTAGGAACTAAAATAACAAGTTATAAATATTGGTTAAATAACAGTTATGAAAATGTTATAAAAGAAAATATAGAACCAAAAGAAAGTTTTATTTTAATAGATGAATTAGAGTTGAGTGATTTAAATAATAATTCAACGAATTACATTCACTTTCAATTTAAAGATACTTTTGGCAATTGGAGTTCAGTATTAACGCAAGAATTTGTCTATGATAAAACGTTAAGTTTAGATTCTTTTGGTAAAGATAATTTTAAGGTTTTTCCAAACCCTACAGATGATAGAATTAACATTTTATCACCAACAAATGTTGGCAAACTTAAAGTTTTTAATTCATTAGGGATATTGGTTTTAGAAAAAACCAATATTCCACAAATTTTAGATTTTTCTAATTTTAGTGCAGGATTTTATTTGGTAAGAATAGAGACTGAAAATAAAACTATTCAAACAAAAATTATAAAAAATTAA
- a CDS encoding alpha/beta fold hydrolase → MAKKSKRKYYFYAVLVFLILLISSVFYADISVEDLKKEYANEHSKFIEIDGMQVHYRDEGKGFPIVLVHGTAASLHTWDAWTQELTKNYRVIRMDLPAFGITGPNQKADYSIKAYTDFLHQFLTKLNVDTFHLAGNSLGGNIAWNYAAEHPKSIAKLILVDASGLPTNKPQPAIFKMAKTPVLNTLFLYVTPKFFIKKNMQEVYGDETKITDDLITRYHKMALRDGNRQAFIDRAKVDFKLGTKANVDKLKSIQTPTLLIWGAKDSWIPLDNGKRMDSILPNSQLVVLPNSGHVPMEENPEESFAILKSFLNFN, encoded by the coding sequence ATGGCAAAAAAGAGCAAAAGAAAATATTATTTTTATGCAGTTTTAGTATTTCTAATACTCTTAATAAGTAGTGTTTTTTATGCTGATATTTCTGTTGAAGATTTAAAGAAGGAATACGCAAACGAGCATTCTAAATTTATAGAGATTGATGGAATGCAAGTGCATTATAGAGATGAAGGCAAAGGATTTCCTATTGTTTTAGTGCATGGAACTGCAGCCTCTTTGCACACTTGGGATGCTTGGACACAAGAACTCACAAAAAACTACAGAGTTATTAGAATGGATTTGCCTGCATTTGGAATTACAGGACCAAACCAAAAAGCAGATTATTCTATAAAAGCTTATACAGATTTTTTACATCAATTTTTAACGAAACTAAATGTTGATACATTCCATTTGGCAGGAAATTCTCTTGGAGGCAATATTGCTTGGAATTATGCAGCAGAACATCCAAAGAGCATAGCAAAACTGATTTTGGTGGATGCAAGTGGATTGCCCACAAACAAACCACAACCTGCAATTTTTAAAATGGCAAAAACGCCAGTTTTAAACACTCTATTTTTATATGTAACTCCAAAGTTTTTCATCAAAAAGAACATGCAAGAAGTATATGGAGATGAAACAAAAATTACAGATGATTTAATTACTCGCTATCATAAAATGGCTTTAAGAGATGGCAACAGACAAGCTTTTATAGACAGAGCAAAGGTAGATTTTAAGTTAGGCACAAAAGCAAATGTTGACAAGTTAAAAAGCATACAAACACCAACCTTACTAATTTGGGGAGCAAAAGATTCTTGGATTCCTTTAGATAATGGAAAACGTATGGATAGCATTTTGCCAAATTCACAATTGGTTGTTTTACCAAATTCTGGTCATGTGCCAATGGAAGAAAATCCTGAAGAAAGTTTCGCTATTTTAAAGAGTTTTTTAAATTTTAATTAA
- a CDS encoding DUF4920 domain-containing protein — protein sequence MKNVIKFCAVALLVFGACKNEKVEKSSEKEGAEIAMNYESYGDKITDENVMSSDEMLAKFSNMKVGDTINAKFASTINEVCSKKGCWMKLPVGEEETMVRFKDYGFFMPLDAKDREVILEGKAFVQETSVEELQHYAEDAGKSKEEIASITESKRELAFEANGVLLKK from the coding sequence ATGAAAAATGTAATCAAATTTTGTGCAGTTGCACTTTTAGTATTTGGAGCTTGTAAAAACGAAAAAGTAGAAAAATCTTCGGAAAAAGAAGGTGCTGAAATTGCCATGAATTACGAATCTTATGGTGATAAAATAACTGATGAAAACGTAATGAGTTCTGATGAAATGTTGGCAAAATTCAGTAATATGAAAGTTGGTGATACTATCAATGCAAAATTTGCATCAACAATAAATGAAGTTTGTTCTAAAAAAGGATGTTGGATGAAATTGCCTGTTGGCGAAGAAGAAACAATGGTTCGTTTTAAGGATTATGGATTTTTTATGCCTTTAGATGCTAAAGACAGAGAGGTTATTTTAGAAGGGAAAGCTTTTGTACAAGAAACTTCTGTAGAAGAACTACAACATTATGCAGAAGATGCAGGAAAATCAAAAGAAGAAATTGCTTCAATTACAGAATCTAAAAGAGAATTGGCTTTTGAAGCAAATGGAGTTTTATTAAAAAAATAA
- a CDS encoding MmcQ/YjbR family DNA-binding protein, producing the protein MHIEQLRDYCIAKKGVTEHFPFDEVTLVFKVMDKMFALSSLERWEKGEETINLKCDPEKAIALREEFEGVNSGWHMNKRLWNTVTINTGDVSDDLVRELINHSYDLVVKGLTKKLQKELNRL; encoded by the coding sequence ATGCACATAGAACAATTAAGAGATTATTGCATTGCTAAAAAAGGAGTTACAGAACATTTTCCTTTTGATGAGGTTACCTTGGTTTTTAAGGTGATGGATAAAATGTTTGCTTTGAGTAGTTTAGAGAGATGGGAAAAAGGCGAAGAAACCATCAACTTAAAATGCGATCCTGAAAAAGCAATTGCATTAAGAGAAGAGTTTGAAGGTGTCAACTCAGGTTGGCACATGAACAAAAGATTATGGAACACAGTAACTATTAATACTGGGGATGTTTCTGATGATTTGGTTCGTGAACTTATCAATCATTCATATGATTTAGTGGTAAAAGGCTTGACTAAAAAACTGCAAAAAGAATTGAATAGGCTTTAA